One window from the genome of Haemorhous mexicanus isolate bHaeMex1 chromosome 22, bHaeMex1.pri, whole genome shotgun sequence encodes:
- the P2RX5 gene encoding P2X purinoceptor 5 isoform X1 has translation MGQVAWKALFLSLFDYKTEKYVIAKNKKVGVLYRVVQLSILAYLVGWVFVVKKGYQDTDTSLQSSVITKLKGVAFTNTSELGERIWDVADYVIPPQGESVFFVMTNLIVTPNQRQATCAESASIPDALCDRDTDCLEGEAVVAGNGVKTGRCLKDRGSTRGTCEILAWCPVEKRSKPKKPLLGSAENFTVYIKNSIRFPKFKFSKMNVLATDNESYLKSCRYSQEHPYCPIFVLGNIVRWAGGDFQEMALQGGVIGIQIEWNCDLDKAPSECNPHYSFSRLDNKSAETSISSGYNFRFAKYYRDAEGVDYRTLIKAYGIRFDVMVNGKAGKFNIIPTIINISSGLALMGAGAFFCDLVLLYLIKKSNFYRGKKYEEVKSNSRKSLSSPTLNGNQSPEQLDGL, from the exons ATGGGGCAGGTGGCTTGGAAGGCTTTGTTTCTGTCTCTTTTCGATTACAAAACCGAGAAATACGTCATTGCCAAGAACAAGAAGGTTGGGGTCCTCTACCGAGTGGTGCAGCTCTCCATCCTGGCTTACCTGGTGGG GTGGGTGTTTGTGGTCAAGAAAGGCTACCAGGACACAGACACGTCCCTCCAGAGCTCTGTCATCACCAAGCTGAAAGGGGTGGCCTTCACCAACACCTcggagctgggggagaggatTTGGGATGTTGCAGACTATGTCATCCCTCCCCAG GGTGAAAGTGTCTTCTTTGTCATGACCAATCTGATTGTGACCCCAAACCAGAGACAAGCCACGTGTGCTGAG AGCGCCAGCATTCCCGATGCCctgtgtgacagggacacagactGCCTGGAAGGGGAAGCAGTGGTGGCTGGCAATG GCGTTAAGACTGGCCGTTGTTTGAAAGACAggggcagcaccagagggacTTGTGAGATACTGGCCTGGTGCCCAGTGGAGAAAAGATCCAAGCCCAA GAAACCACTTCTGGGCAGTGCAGAGAACTTCACTGTTTACATCAAGAACTCCATTCGCTTCCCCAAGTTTAAGTTCTCCAA GATGAATGTGCTGGCCACTGACAACGAGTCCTACCTGAAGAGCTGTCGGTACAGCCAGGAGCATCCCTACTGCCCCATCTTCGTGCTGGGGAACATCGTccgctgggctgggggagactTCCAGGAAATGGCCTTGCAG GGTGGTGTGATAGGAATTCAGATTGAATGGAACTGTGATCTTGATAAAGCCCCTTCTGAATGTAATCCTCACTATTCTTTTAGCCGGCTGGACAACAAGTCTGCAGAAACCTCCATCTCTTCTGGGTACAACTTCAG GTTTGCCAAGTATTACCGGGATGCTGAGGGGGTCGACTACCGGACGCTCATTAAAGCCTACGGAATCCGCTTCGATGTGATGGTCAATGGCAAG GCAGGGAAATTTAACATCATTCCCACCATTATCAATATCAGCTCGGGGCTGGCACTCATGGGAGCT GGAGCTTTCTTTTGTGACCTGGTGCTGCTGTATCTGATCAAGAAGAGTAACTTTTATCGAGGCAAAAAGTATGAGGAAGTCAA GTCCAACTCCAGGAAGTCCTTGTCGAGCCCTACGCTGAACGGGAACCAGAGCCCGGAGCAGCTCGATGGGCTCTAG
- the CTNS gene encoding cystinosin isoform X1: MAPGGGRSDAVGAGRGVHRRSPHVRAEKGRTGTARGTEGGGLSPAPRYRRLGSGAFQSTAYPAPPERRSRVQQDYKSQRAPRRTASDGAIVLSVPEVVSLESGSSTNVTISLRAPLNETLVITLNITHSSKHSTIVELPDEVQFPAGHTEANFQVKADDVGQVTVYLYPNNSNLTRPRIQFQVIHSIIVRYADEVIGWIYFVAWSISFYPQLFENWRRKSVVGLSFDFIALNLTGFIAYSVFNVGLFWIPLIKEEFLVSYPSGVNPVAINDVFFSLHAVALTLLTIIQCCIYERAGQKVSKVVVGLLALAWIFTFTTLFLAAAEVMTWLQFLFCFSYIKLAVTLIKYFPQAYMNFRRKSTEGWSIGNVLLDFTGGSFSLLQMFLQSYNNDEWRLIFGDPTKFGLGVFSIIFDIVFMAQHYCLYRRRGYEPCE, encoded by the exons ATGGCCCCCGGGGGCGGCCGCAGCGACGCGGTGGGCGCTGGGCGGGGAGTCCACAGGCGATCGCCTCACGTGAGAGCTGAAAAGGGAAGAACCGGGACGGCGCGGGGCACTGAAGGGGGTGGGTTGTCGCCCGCTCCCCGGTACCGCCGCCTCGGCAGCGGTGCGTTCCAAAGCACCGCGTACCCCGCTCCGCCGGAGCGCCGGAGCAGAGTGCAGCAGGACTACAAGTCCCAGCGTGCACCGCGTCGCACCGCCAGCG atGGAGCCATTGTGTTGTCAGTCCCTGAAGTGGTTTCTCTAGAAAGTGGAAGTTCAACAAATGTCACTATCTCTCTGAG GGCTCCACTAAACGAGACACTGGTGATAACTCTTAATATTACACACTCCTCAAAGCACAGCACCATTGTTGAACTTCCTGATGAG GTACAGTTCCCTGCAGGTCACACTGAAGCAAACTTCCAAGTGAAAGCAGATGATGTGGGACAAGTAACAGTTTACCTTTATCCCAATAATTCCAATTTAACCAG GCCTAGGATTCAATTTCAAGTGATTCACAGCATCATAGTGAGATATGCTGATGAGGTGATTGGCTGGATCTATTTTGTTGCCTGGTCCATCTCCTTTTATCCTCAACTCTTTGAGAACTGGCGACGGAAAAG TGTTGTTGGACTGAGCTTTGACTTCATAGCCTTAAACCTTACTGGCTTTATAGCATACAGTGTGTTTAATGTTGGGCTCTTCTGGATTCCCTTGATTAAG GAGGAGTTCCTGGTCAGTTATCCCAGCGGGGTGAACCCTGTGGCCATCAATGATGTTTTCTTCAGTCTCCACGCAGTAGCCCTGACCCTCCTCACCATCATTCAGTGCTGCATCTACGAG AGAGCAGGTCAGAAAGTATCCAAAGTTGTTGTTGGACTCCTGGCACTTGCATGGATCTTCACCTTCACAACGCtgttcctggctgcagctgaggtGATGACATGGCTGCAGTTCTTGTTCTGCTTCTCCTACATTAAGTTAGCAGTCACGCTGATCAAATACTTCCCACAG GCCTACATGAACTTCCGTCGGAAGAGCACTGAGGGATGGAGTATTGGAAATGTGTTACTGGACTTCACTGGGGGAAGCTTCAGCCTTCTCCAGATGTTTCTGCAGTCATACAACAATG ATGAGTGGAGGTTAATCTTTGGAGATCCAACCAAGTTTGGCCTGGGTGTCTTCTCCATCATCTTTGACATTGTTTTCATGGCCCAGCACTACTGCCTGTACAGGAGACGAGGGTATGAGCCTTGTGAATAA
- the P2RX5 gene encoding P2X purinoceptor 5 isoform X2 codes for MALSHSRNIPNLGFPSVCSGAARWVFVVKKGYQDTDTSLQSSVITKLKGVAFTNTSELGERIWDVADYVIPPQGESVFFVMTNLIVTPNQRQATCAESASIPDALCDRDTDCLEGEAVVAGNGVKTGRCLKDRGSTRGTCEILAWCPVEKRSKPKKPLLGSAENFTVYIKNSIRFPKFKFSKMNVLATDNESYLKSCRYSQEHPYCPIFVLGNIVRWAGGDFQEMALQGGVIGIQIEWNCDLDKAPSECNPHYSFSRLDNKSAETSISSGYNFRFAKYYRDAEGVDYRTLIKAYGIRFDVMVNGKAGKFNIIPTIINISSGLALMGAGAFFCDLVLLYLIKKSNFYRGKKYEEVKSNSRKSLSSPTLNGNQSPEQLDGL; via the exons ATGGCTTTGTCACACAGCAGGAACATCCCAAACCTTGGGTTTCCCTCAGTgtgctcaggagctgccag GTGGGTGTTTGTGGTCAAGAAAGGCTACCAGGACACAGACACGTCCCTCCAGAGCTCTGTCATCACCAAGCTGAAAGGGGTGGCCTTCACCAACACCTcggagctgggggagaggatTTGGGATGTTGCAGACTATGTCATCCCTCCCCAG GGTGAAAGTGTCTTCTTTGTCATGACCAATCTGATTGTGACCCCAAACCAGAGACAAGCCACGTGTGCTGAG AGCGCCAGCATTCCCGATGCCctgtgtgacagggacacagactGCCTGGAAGGGGAAGCAGTGGTGGCTGGCAATG GCGTTAAGACTGGCCGTTGTTTGAAAGACAggggcagcaccagagggacTTGTGAGATACTGGCCTGGTGCCCAGTGGAGAAAAGATCCAAGCCCAA GAAACCACTTCTGGGCAGTGCAGAGAACTTCACTGTTTACATCAAGAACTCCATTCGCTTCCCCAAGTTTAAGTTCTCCAA GATGAATGTGCTGGCCACTGACAACGAGTCCTACCTGAAGAGCTGTCGGTACAGCCAGGAGCATCCCTACTGCCCCATCTTCGTGCTGGGGAACATCGTccgctgggctgggggagactTCCAGGAAATGGCCTTGCAG GGTGGTGTGATAGGAATTCAGATTGAATGGAACTGTGATCTTGATAAAGCCCCTTCTGAATGTAATCCTCACTATTCTTTTAGCCGGCTGGACAACAAGTCTGCAGAAACCTCCATCTCTTCTGGGTACAACTTCAG GTTTGCCAAGTATTACCGGGATGCTGAGGGGGTCGACTACCGGACGCTCATTAAAGCCTACGGAATCCGCTTCGATGTGATGGTCAATGGCAAG GCAGGGAAATTTAACATCATTCCCACCATTATCAATATCAGCTCGGGGCTGGCACTCATGGGAGCT GGAGCTTTCTTTTGTGACCTGGTGCTGCTGTATCTGATCAAGAAGAGTAACTTTTATCGAGGCAAAAAGTATGAGGAAGTCAA GTCCAACTCCAGGAAGTCCTTGTCGAGCCCTACGCTGAACGGGAACCAGAGCCCGGAGCAGCTCGATGGGCTCTAG
- the CTNS gene encoding cystinosin isoform X2 yields the protein MRTRYLLPALLSLSLALLGPGDGAIVLSVPEVVSLESGSSTNVTISLRAPLNETLVITLNITHSSKHSTIVELPDEVQFPAGHTEANFQVKADDVGQVTVYLYPNNSNLTRPRIQFQVIHSIIVRYADEVIGWIYFVAWSISFYPQLFENWRRKSVVGLSFDFIALNLTGFIAYSVFNVGLFWIPLIKEEFLVSYPSGVNPVAINDVFFSLHAVALTLLTIIQCCIYERAGQKVSKVVVGLLALAWIFTFTTLFLAAAEVMTWLQFLFCFSYIKLAVTLIKYFPQAYMNFRRKSTEGWSIGNVLLDFTGGSFSLLQMFLQSYNNDEWRLIFGDPTKFGLGVFSIIFDIVFMAQHYCLYRRRGYEPCE from the exons ATGAGGACGCGATACCTGCTCCCCGCTCTGCTGAGCCTCTCGCTGGCGCTGCTGGGGCCTGGCG atGGAGCCATTGTGTTGTCAGTCCCTGAAGTGGTTTCTCTAGAAAGTGGAAGTTCAACAAATGTCACTATCTCTCTGAG GGCTCCACTAAACGAGACACTGGTGATAACTCTTAATATTACACACTCCTCAAAGCACAGCACCATTGTTGAACTTCCTGATGAG GTACAGTTCCCTGCAGGTCACACTGAAGCAAACTTCCAAGTGAAAGCAGATGATGTGGGACAAGTAACAGTTTACCTTTATCCCAATAATTCCAATTTAACCAG GCCTAGGATTCAATTTCAAGTGATTCACAGCATCATAGTGAGATATGCTGATGAGGTGATTGGCTGGATCTATTTTGTTGCCTGGTCCATCTCCTTTTATCCTCAACTCTTTGAGAACTGGCGACGGAAAAG TGTTGTTGGACTGAGCTTTGACTTCATAGCCTTAAACCTTACTGGCTTTATAGCATACAGTGTGTTTAATGTTGGGCTCTTCTGGATTCCCTTGATTAAG GAGGAGTTCCTGGTCAGTTATCCCAGCGGGGTGAACCCTGTGGCCATCAATGATGTTTTCTTCAGTCTCCACGCAGTAGCCCTGACCCTCCTCACCATCATTCAGTGCTGCATCTACGAG AGAGCAGGTCAGAAAGTATCCAAAGTTGTTGTTGGACTCCTGGCACTTGCATGGATCTTCACCTTCACAACGCtgttcctggctgcagctgaggtGATGACATGGCTGCAGTTCTTGTTCTGCTTCTCCTACATTAAGTTAGCAGTCACGCTGATCAAATACTTCCCACAG GCCTACATGAACTTCCGTCGGAAGAGCACTGAGGGATGGAGTATTGGAAATGTGTTACTGGACTTCACTGGGGGAAGCTTCAGCCTTCTCCAGATGTTTCTGCAGTCATACAACAATG ATGAGTGGAGGTTAATCTTTGGAGATCCAACCAAGTTTGGCCTGGGTGTCTTCTCCATCATCTTTGACATTGTTTTCATGGCCCAGCACTACTGCCTGTACAGGAGACGAGGGTATGAGCCTTGTGAATAA
- the HASPIN gene encoding serine/threonine-protein kinase haspin yields the protein MPLQPRLLRTYSRRAGYLRPLPPPDRWISPPQDRKRLFSSTSAASSAASSALSASSAGSTPSDDPDFSPPGRWAPQALGKRPAGARRLRTRRKENREPAGKENRKPETRGRETRGRGKENREPPGKKKWSQGKEPRGRREEPRRSPPSLSSPSPCPSPSPPRGSRRRRQGPLCAARPPLLCSTPQWAPPLRSAPLLLSSTADSASAPGDSPPRRRRRRRSPVRLSSLLLSTTIEGGSVLGESRSQHRLPRGSPEGCSGQRRSLLGAGEEVPEWFRAQGLARSCESQAGLRGSRRVLRSAVRGPCPAQTVPSPLKAPSTPPPLEVEPQPPAPCDSGTREEPCEVPSHLTGASAKKRSTCHGDLAEEYQLVPVVVLDRLEVPMRLKSMKLKNQADVQPACLQPGSPVGRQEILENKHKRTKGVPGEGSTCRKACISGFSASRWGRHTRLRPRRHKNKRQQQPNNSLFRLRTRQKRTRRGALEMSVGVRDNDSSLLNNSYSWARVRASLSFHKKKKVTTDESFCSSILCTPSGKSQLSGYQASLSAGKAQGGSWFASSMVLLAPRDSSSVLELLLTDAEKVFGECNQEGPIAFEECIPLNKMKDCKKIGEGVFGEVFQIDSERGPVALKIIPIEGTEKINGEAQKSFGEILPEVIISKELSLLSEGSVNRTVGFISLYSVHCVQGAYPRYLLEAWDKFHKETGSENDRPDFFGAQQLFMVLEFEFGGQDLERMRNSFSSMASARSILHQVTASLAVAEQELHFEHRDLHWGNVLVRSTKHRELQYVLNGETHSIPSAGIHVNIIDYTLSRLEKDGLTVFCDLSTDLELFQGTGDPQFDIYRQMKEENSNSWTDYHPHSNVLWLHYLADKLLKAMSYKKKASTPALKKIKMQLSKFHKEVLTFGSALDVLHHSSLFQ from the coding sequence atGCCGCTGCAGCCGCGGCTGCTCCGCACCTACTCGCGGCGCGCCGGCTACCTGCGCCCGCTGCCGCCGCCTGACCGCTGGATCTCGCCGCCGCAGGACCGCAAGCGCCTCTTCAGCTCGACCTCCGCCGCCTCCAGCGCCGCCTCCAGCGCCCTCTCCGCTTCCAGCGCCGGCTCCACCCCCTCGGACGACCCCGACTTCTCGCCGCCCGGCAGGTGGGCCCCGCAGGCCCTCGGTAAGCGCCCCGCCGGGGCCCGGCGGCTGCGGACCCGCAGGAAGGAGAACCGGGAACCGGCCGGGAAGGAGAACCGGAAGCCGGAGACCCGGGGGCGGGAGACCCGGGGCCGGGGAAAGGAGAACCGGGAGCCGCCGGGGAAGAAGAAGTGGAGCCAGGGCAAAGAGCCCCGCGGGCGCAGAGAGGAGCCCCGGCGGTCGCCGCCGTCGCTGTCCTCGCCCTCGCCGTgcccgtccccgtccccgccGCGCGGTTCGCGGCGCCGCCGGCAGGGCCCGCTGTGCGCGGCGCGGCCGCCGCTGCTGTGCAGCACCCCGCAATGGGCCCCGCCGCTCCGCAGCGCCCcgctgctgctcagctccaccGCCGACAGCGCCTCGGCGCCCGGGGACagccccccgcgccgccgccgccgccgccgctcccccgTGCGGCTCAGCTCGCTTCTGCTCAGCACGACCATCGAGGGCGGCTCGGTGCTGGGCGAGTCCCGCTCGCAGCACCGGCTGCCCCGCGGCTCGCCCGAGGGATGCTCCGGGCAGCGGCGGTCGCTGCTGGGCGCTGGCGAGGAGGTGCCTGAGTGGTTCCGAGCGCAAGGCTTGGCTCGGAGCTGTGAGTCCCAGGCCGGGCTGAGAGGGTCCCGCCGTGTTCTGAGGTCGGCGGTGCGgggaccctgcccagcacagactGTCCCGTCCCCACTGAAAGCCCCAAGCACTCCCCCGCCCCTGGAGGTTGAGCCACAGCCCCCTGCGCCCTGTGACAGTGGCACTCGTGAGGAGCCCTGTGAGGTCCCATCTCATCTCACTGGAGCTTCGGCAAAAAAACGCTCGACCTGTCATGGAGACCTGGCCGAGGAGTACCAGCTTGTGCCAGTGGTGGTCTTGGACCGTCTGGAAGTGCCAATGAGGTTGAAGAGCATGAAACTCAAAAATCAGGCTGATGTTCaacctgcctgcctgcagccaggatCTCCCGTGGGCCGCCAAGAGATCTTGGAGAACAAACACAAAAGGACCAagggtgtccctggggagggcagcacctgcaggaaaGCTTGTATCAGCGGCTTCAGTGCCAGCCGCTGGGGCAGGCACACCCGGCTCCGGCCAAGAAGGCACAAGAacaagaggcagcagcagcccaatAATTCCCTTTTCAGACTCCGGACAAGGCAAAAGCGAACTCGGAGGGGAGCTCTGGAGATGTCTGTAGGTGTCAGAGACAATGACTCTTCACTCCTCAATAACTCCTATTCCTGGGCTAGAGTTCGAGCGTCCCTGTCCTTccataaaaagaagaaagtgacCACAGATGAGAGtttctgcagcagcatcctGTGCACCCCTTCAGGGAAATCCCAGCTTTCGGGGTACCAAGCCAGCCTGTCTGCTGGGAAAGCTCAGGGTGGCTCCTGGTTTGCTTCCTCCATGGTCCTGCTGGCTCCCAGGGATTCCTCCtctgtcctggagctgctccttaCAGATGCTGAGAAAGTGTTTGGAGAATGCAACCAGGAAGGCCCTATTGCTTTTGAGGAATGCATTCCTTTGAATAAGATGAAAGATTGCAAGAAAATTGGAGAAGGGGTTTTTGGAGAGGTGTTCCAGATTGACAGCGAGAGAGGACCCGTGGCCTTAAAAATAATTCCCATTGAGgggactgaaaaaataaatggtgAAGCTCAGAAGAGCTTTGGGGAGATTCTGCCTGAGGTAATCATTTCAAAAGAGCTCAGTCTTCTGTCTGAAGGCTCTGTGAACAGAACTGTGGGGTTCATCAGCCTCTACTCTGTGCACTGTGTCCAGGGGGCCTATCCCAGGTATCTCCTGGAAGCCTGGGACAAATTCCACAAAGAAACAGGCTCGGAAAACGACCGGCCAGACTTTTTTGGGGCCCAGCAGCTCTTCATGGTGCTGGAGTTTGAGTTTGGAGGCCAGGACCTGGAGCGCATGAGGAACAGCTTCTCCTCGATGGCATCAGCCAGGAGCATCCTGCACCAGGTcactgcatccctggcagtggcagagcaggagctgcacttcGAGCACAGGGACCTGCACTGGGGGAACGTGCTGGTCagaagcacaaagcacagagagctgcagtaTGTGCTGAATGGAGAGACCCACTCCATCCCCTCTGCTGGCATCCACGTCAACATCATCGACTACACCCTGTCCCGCCTGGAGAAGGACGGGCTCACCGTCTTCTGTGACCTCTCCACGGACCTGGAGCTCTTCCAAGGCACTGGGGACCCCCAGTTTGACATCTACAGGCAGATGAAAGAGGAGAACTCCAACAGCTGGACTGACTACCATCCCCACAGCAACGTCCTCTGGCTGCACTACCTGGCTGATAAACTTTTGAAAGCCATGAGCT
- the P2RX5 gene encoding P2X purinoceptor 5 isoform X3, translating into MGQVAWKALFLSLFDYKTEKYVIAKNKKVGVLYRVVQLSILAYLVGWVFVVKKGYQDTDTSLQSSVITKLKGVAFTNTSELGERIWDVADYVIPPQGESVFFVMTNLIVTPNQRQATCAESASIPDALCDRDTDCLEGEAVVAGNGVKTGRCLKDRGSTRGTCEILAWCPVEKRSKPKKPLLGSAENFTVYIKNSIRFPKFKFSKMNVLATDNESYLKSCRYSQEHPYCPIFVLGNIVRWAGGDFQEMALQGGVIGIQIEWNCDLDKAPSECNPHYSFSRLDNKSAETSISSGYNFRFAKYYRDAEGVDYRTLIKAYGIRFDVMVNGKAGKFNIIPTIINISSGLALMGAGAFFCDLVLLYLIKKSNFYRGKKYEEVK; encoded by the exons ATGGGGCAGGTGGCTTGGAAGGCTTTGTTTCTGTCTCTTTTCGATTACAAAACCGAGAAATACGTCATTGCCAAGAACAAGAAGGTTGGGGTCCTCTACCGAGTGGTGCAGCTCTCCATCCTGGCTTACCTGGTGGG GTGGGTGTTTGTGGTCAAGAAAGGCTACCAGGACACAGACACGTCCCTCCAGAGCTCTGTCATCACCAAGCTGAAAGGGGTGGCCTTCACCAACACCTcggagctgggggagaggatTTGGGATGTTGCAGACTATGTCATCCCTCCCCAG GGTGAAAGTGTCTTCTTTGTCATGACCAATCTGATTGTGACCCCAAACCAGAGACAAGCCACGTGTGCTGAG AGCGCCAGCATTCCCGATGCCctgtgtgacagggacacagactGCCTGGAAGGGGAAGCAGTGGTGGCTGGCAATG GCGTTAAGACTGGCCGTTGTTTGAAAGACAggggcagcaccagagggacTTGTGAGATACTGGCCTGGTGCCCAGTGGAGAAAAGATCCAAGCCCAA GAAACCACTTCTGGGCAGTGCAGAGAACTTCACTGTTTACATCAAGAACTCCATTCGCTTCCCCAAGTTTAAGTTCTCCAA GATGAATGTGCTGGCCACTGACAACGAGTCCTACCTGAAGAGCTGTCGGTACAGCCAGGAGCATCCCTACTGCCCCATCTTCGTGCTGGGGAACATCGTccgctgggctgggggagactTCCAGGAAATGGCCTTGCAG GGTGGTGTGATAGGAATTCAGATTGAATGGAACTGTGATCTTGATAAAGCCCCTTCTGAATGTAATCCTCACTATTCTTTTAGCCGGCTGGACAACAAGTCTGCAGAAACCTCCATCTCTTCTGGGTACAACTTCAG GTTTGCCAAGTATTACCGGGATGCTGAGGGGGTCGACTACCGGACGCTCATTAAAGCCTACGGAATCCGCTTCGATGTGATGGTCAATGGCAAG GCAGGGAAATTTAACATCATTCCCACCATTATCAATATCAGCTCGGGGCTGGCACTCATGGGAGCT GGAGCTTTCTTTTGTGACCTGGTGCTGCTGTATCTGATCAAGAAGAGTAACTTTTATCGAGGCAAAAAGTATGAGGAAGTCAAGTAA
- the TAX1BP3 gene encoding tax1-binding protein 3, translated as MAFVPGQPVTAVVQRIEIHKLRQGDNLILGFSIGGGIDQDPTQNPFSEDKTDKGIYVTRVTAGGPAEVAGLQIGDKIMQVNGWDMTMVTHDQARKRLTKRNEEVVRLLVTRQSLQKAVQQSMMS; from the exons ATGGCGTTCGTACCGGGGCAGCCGGTCACGGCCGTGGTG cAAAGAATTGAAATACATAAGCTTCGTCAAGGTGACAATTTGATTCTGGGATTCAGCATTGGGGGTGGCATTGATCAGGACCCTACTCAGAATCCTTTCTCTGAAGACAAGACTGACAAG ggtaTCTATGTAACAagggtgacagcaggaggcCCAGCAGAAGTTGCAGGACTCCAGATTGGAGATAAGATCATGCAG gtgAATGGCTGGGATATGACAATGGTGACCCATGACCAGGCCAGGAAGAGGCTGACCAAAAGGAACGAGGAGGTGGTCAGGCTGCTGGTGACCAGACAGTCCCTGCAGAAGGCTGTGCAGCAATCCATGATGTCCTAA
- the CTNS gene encoding cystinosin isoform X3, producing the protein MAPGGGRSDAVGAGRGVHRRSPHVRAEKGRTGTARGTEGGGLSPAPRYRRLGSGAFQSTAYPAPPERRSRVQQDYKSQRAPRRTASGEGLAGARGLPRFVVPRVGVGRVRHWSSAEVKMCPGRGERCPPRGAQGPSAGLGALFHHEDAIPAPRSAEPLAGAAGAWRAPLNETLVITLNITHSSKHSTIVELPDEVQFPAGHTEANFQVKADDVGQVTVYLYPNNSNLTRPRIQFQVIHSIIVRYADEVIGWIYFVAWSISFYPQLFENWRRKSVVGLSFDFIALNLTGFIAYSVFNVGLFWIPLIKEEFLVSYPSGVNPVAINDVFFSLHAVALTLLTIIQCCIYERAGQKVSKVVVGLLALAWIFTFTTLFLAAAEVMTWLQFLFCFSYIKLAVTLIKYFPQAYMNFRRKSTEGWSIGNVLLDFTGGSFSLLQMFLQSYNNDEWRLIFGDPTKFGLGVFSIIFDIVFMAQHYCLYRRRGYEPCE; encoded by the exons ATGGCCCCCGGGGGCGGCCGCAGCGACGCGGTGGGCGCTGGGCGGGGAGTCCACAGGCGATCGCCTCACGTGAGAGCTGAAAAGGGAAGAACCGGGACGGCGCGGGGCACTGAAGGGGGTGGGTTGTCGCCCGCTCCCCGGTACCGCCGCCTCGGCAGCGGTGCGTTCCAAAGCACCGCGTACCCCGCTCCGCCGGAGCGCCGGAGCAGAGTGCAGCAGGACTACAAGTCCCAGCGTGCACCGCGTCGCACCGCCAGCGGTGAGGGTCTGGCGGGGGCGCGGGGGCTGCCGAGATTTGTAGTCCCGCGCGTTGGGGTGGGGCGGGTCCGTCACTGGAGCAGCGCTGAGGTAAAGATGTGCCCGGGACGGGGAGAGCGGTGCCCTCCGAGGGGAGCTCAGGGTCCCTCGGCCGGGCTGGGGGCC CTTTTCCACCATGAGGACGCGATACCTGCTCCCCGCTCTGCTGAGCCTCTCGCTGGCGCTGCTGGGGCCTGGCG GGCTCCACTAAACGAGACACTGGTGATAACTCTTAATATTACACACTCCTCAAAGCACAGCACCATTGTTGAACTTCCTGATGAG GTACAGTTCCCTGCAGGTCACACTGAAGCAAACTTCCAAGTGAAAGCAGATGATGTGGGACAAGTAACAGTTTACCTTTATCCCAATAATTCCAATTTAACCAG GCCTAGGATTCAATTTCAAGTGATTCACAGCATCATAGTGAGATATGCTGATGAGGTGATTGGCTGGATCTATTTTGTTGCCTGGTCCATCTCCTTTTATCCTCAACTCTTTGAGAACTGGCGACGGAAAAG TGTTGTTGGACTGAGCTTTGACTTCATAGCCTTAAACCTTACTGGCTTTATAGCATACAGTGTGTTTAATGTTGGGCTCTTCTGGATTCCCTTGATTAAG GAGGAGTTCCTGGTCAGTTATCCCAGCGGGGTGAACCCTGTGGCCATCAATGATGTTTTCTTCAGTCTCCACGCAGTAGCCCTGACCCTCCTCACCATCATTCAGTGCTGCATCTACGAG AGAGCAGGTCAGAAAGTATCCAAAGTTGTTGTTGGACTCCTGGCACTTGCATGGATCTTCACCTTCACAACGCtgttcctggctgcagctgaggtGATGACATGGCTGCAGTTCTTGTTCTGCTTCTCCTACATTAAGTTAGCAGTCACGCTGATCAAATACTTCCCACAG GCCTACATGAACTTCCGTCGGAAGAGCACTGAGGGATGGAGTATTGGAAATGTGTTACTGGACTTCACTGGGGGAAGCTTCAGCCTTCTCCAGATGTTTCTGCAGTCATACAACAATG ATGAGTGGAGGTTAATCTTTGGAGATCCAACCAAGTTTGGCCTGGGTGTCTTCTCCATCATCTTTGACATTGTTTTCATGGCCCAGCACTACTGCCTGTACAGGAGACGAGGGTATGAGCCTTGTGAATAA
- the EMC6 gene encoding ER membrane protein complex subunit 6, with translation MAAVVAKREGPQFISEAAVRGNAAILDYCRTSVSALSGATAGILGLTGLHGFIFYFLASVLLSVLLVLKAGRRWNKYFKSRRPLFTGGLVGGLFTYVLFWTFLYGMVHVY, from the coding sequence ATGGCCGCCGTAGTGGCCAAGCGCGAGGGGCCGCAGTTCATCAGCGAGGCGGCGGTGCGGGGCAACGCGGCCATCCTGGACTATTGCCGCACCTCGGTGTCCGCCCTGTCGGGCGCCACGGCCGGGATCCTCGGCCTCACCGGCCTGCACGGCTTCATCTTCTACTTCCTGGCCTCCGTCCTCCTCTccgtgctgctggtgctgaaggCCGGGCGGCGGTGGAACAAGTACTTCAAGTCGCGGAGGCCGCTGTTCACGGGGGGGCTCGTGGGAGGGCTCTTCACCTACGTCCTGTTCTGGACTTTCCTGTACGGAATGGTTCACGTGTACTGA